From Serratia fonticola:
GCCAGCTTCGATCTTGGACTGGGCCAGTATCTGACAGGCAGGGGGCTGGAGTCTTTACAGCGTTTCACCCATTGGATGGAAGGTATCATCCAGATGGTGGAGCGTGAGCCGGTGGCAGCGGTGCGCGATCTGATCCGCGGCATCGACTATGAAAGTTGGTTGTTTGAAACCTCGCCCAGCCCGAAAGCGGCCGAAATGCGCATGAAAAACGTCAACACGCTGTTTGGCTGGATGACCGAGATGCTGGAAGGCAGCGATCTGGACGAACCGATGACGCTGACCCAGGTGGTCACGCGCTTTACGTTGCGTGACATGATGGAGCGCGGCGAAAGCGATGAAGAGCTGGATCAGGTACAGCTGATGACTCTGCATGCTTCCAAGGGGCTGGAATTCCCCTATGTGTTCCTGGTGGGGATGGAAGAGGGGTTATTGCCGCATCAGAGCAGTATTGACGAGGATAATGTCGATGAAGAACGGCGTTTGGCCTATGTGGGGATCACCCGCGCCCAGAAGGAGCTGATTTTCACCCTGTGTCGCGAACGTCGCCAATACGGTGAGTTGGTGCGGCCTGAACCCAGCCGTTTCCTGCTGGAACTGCCGCAGGACGATCTGGCTTGGGAGACGGAACGCAAGGTGGTTAGCCCGCAGGAGCGGATGGAGAAAGGCCAAAGCCATTTGGCCAGCGTGAAGGCGATGTTGGCCAAGGCCAAGGGCGGTAGCTGAGGTTCGGGGCAGTTTTTAAGACTGCTCTTCCAAAAACAGCGGCCAGTGGGCATAGCTCTGCCAGTGACTTTCCTGATCCAGCGCCTCTGCGCGCAGCGGATGTCGCTCTAACCAGCCGTGCGGCAAAATCACATGCAACTCTTCATCGTTGGCACGCAGGCGTACCGCGGGCAGGGTATCGTCACGGCGGCGGCTGGCAAAGATGATGGCCAGACGCAACAGACGACACATGCGCTGTGCCACGCGAGGCGGCACGGCGTTTTGTTGGCTCAGTAGCGGCAGATCGAGGGCATTGCTCTGGTTTTGCAGCAGGGTGGCTAACAGTTTTTTCTGCGCCGGGGTAAAGCCGGGTAAATCAAGATGGCTGACCAGATAGGCGGCGTGTTGAGGAGCCTGTTTGAAATCGACGCTCAGGCCGATTTCGTGGATCAGGCAGGCCGCATGCAGTAGCTCACGACATCGCGTATCCAATTGCCATTCGTTGGTGGTTTGCAAACAGAAGTTCGCGGCCAACTGGCTGACGCGTTCGGCCTGCTCGATATCCAGCAGGTAACGGCGTTGCAGGTTACGTAACGTGCGGCTGCGGATATCCTGCTCGACCGGCAGATGCAGCATGCCATACACCAGCCCTTCGCGCAGAGCGCCACCGGCCAGCGTCATGCTTTCAATGCCTAACTCCTGGAAAATGGCCAGCAGTATCGACAGGCCGCTTGGGAACACCAAGGCACGTTCCAGCGTCAGCCCTTCGATTTCCAGCTCTTCCAGCTTGCCACACTGAATGGCGCGTTGTTTCAACTGCCGCAGTTTGGGCAGGGTAATACGTTCGTCCATCCCCTGCGCCACCATGATTTCCTGTAGCGCTTGCACGGTACCGGAGGCGCCGACGCAAATCTGCCAGCCATGTTGACGAAGTTGTGGGGCGATCGGCCGCACCATTTCACGCGCGGCCTGTTCGGCGGCTTCGAAGTTATCCCGCTCCAGATTACGATCGCTGAAGAACCGTTCGAGCCAGGTGACACAGCCCATCGAAAGGCTATACAGCTGCGCGGCCTGCGCCCCTGTACCTACGACCAACTCCGTGCTGCCACCCCCGATATCGACCACCAGACGCCGATCCGGGCCGCCTGTGGTATGGGCAACGCCGTGGTAAATCAGGCGGGCTTCTTCTTCGCCGCTGATGACCTGAACGGGGCAGCCAAGGATAGTTTCAGCGGTTTGCAGGAACTCGGCTGCGTTATTAGCCAGGCGCAGCGTTGCGGTGGCGACGACCCGAATTTGATCGCGCGGGATATCCTGCAGGCGTTCCGAGAACAGCCGCAGACATTGCCAGCCGCGCTGCATGGCTTCCTGTGACAGGTGATTGTGCTGATCCAGCCCGGCCGCCAGGCGCACTTTGCGCTTGATGCGAGCCAGCGTCTGGATACTGCCAGCCACCTCACGTACCACCAACATATGGAAACTGTTGGAACCCAGATCGATGGCGGCATAGAGGGTGCTGGAACCTGGCATAGTCGTCTATTAGCCCGAACGTTTACGGTTGTTACGTGGCGCACCACCACGACGTGGCGCGGAAGAGTTACGGCGTGGGCCGTTGTTGCCACGTGGGCGCACCAGGCGCTTCGGTGCTGGCAGATCGCTCAGCAGCGCATCGCTGTTGTACTTGCTCACAGGAATGCTGTGGCCGGTATAAGTCTCGATGGCGGGCAGGTTAAGCGCGTACTCTTCACAGGCCAGGCTGATGGAGTGACCGCTTTCGCCCGCGCGGCCAGTACGGCCAATGCGGTGCACGTAGTCTTCGCAGTCGTCCGGCAGATCGTAGTTGAAGACGTGAGTCACCAACGGGATATGCAGGCCGCGTGCGGCGACATCGGTGGCGACCAGGATATCCAGGTTACCCTTGGTGAAGTCGTCCAGAATACGCAGGCGTTTTTTCTGCGCCACGTCGCCGGTCAGCAGGCCTACGCGGTGACCGTCGGCAGCCAGATGGCCCCAGATGTCTTCACAGCGGTGCTTGGTGTTGGCGAAGATGATGCAGCGGTCCGGCCACTCTTCCTCGATCAGCGTCTGCAGCAGGCGCATTTTTTCTTCGTTGGAAGGGTAGAACAGCTCTTCCTGAATGCGGTGGCCGGTTTTCTGTTCCGGTTCAACTTCCACATATTCGGCATTGTTCATTTGCTCAAAGGCCAGCTCGCGTACGCGATAGGACAGGGTGGCAGAGAACAACATGTTCAGGCGTTGATCGACCGCAGGCATACGGCGGAACAGCCAGCGGATATCTTTGATAAAGCCCAGATCGTACATGCGGTCGGCTTCATCGAGCACCACAACCTGGATAGCACCCAGATCGATATAATTTTGTTTGGCGTAGTCGATTAAACGGCCGGTGGTCCCCACCAGAATATCTACGCCGCTTTCCAGCACTTTCAGCTGTTTGTCATAGCCATCGCCGCCGTAGGCCAGGCCAAGCTTCAACCCGGTAGACTGCGACAGAGCTTCTGCATCGGAATGGATCTGCACCGCCAGTTCACGCGTAGGCGCCATGATCAAGGCGCGCGGCTGGTTGGTCTGGCGACCTTCTTTCGCCGGGTGGGACAGCAAATAGTGAAAAGTAGACGCTAAAAATGCCAGCGTCTTTCCGGTACCGGTTTGCGCCTGACCTGCAACGTCGCGCCCACTGAGGGTGAGCGGCAATGCTAACGCCTGGATGGGCGTGCAGTTGTGAAACCCTTTTTTCTCAAGGGCTTCAAGGACTAACGGGTGCAGGGCGAAGTCGGAAAACTTCTGTTCGGTCAAGTGTGTTTTGCTCATAGTGTGGTAGAATATCAGCTAACTATTGCTTTACGAAAGCATATCCGTTGAAATAAAAGCGGTGAAATAAAATCACCTGAGTTGGTTTGATGCTACACCAACAAGGTAGACCCAATCCTGTGGAGTAGAACATGAGCGATAAAATTATTCACCTGACTGACGACAGCTTCGATTCCGATGTGCTGAAAGCCGAAGGGCCAATCCTGGTCGATTTCTGGGCTGAATGGTGTGGTCCGTGCAAGATGATTGCTCCGATCCTCGACGAGATTGCCGAAGAGTTCGCCGGCAAGCTGACCATTACCAAACTGAACATCGATCAAAACCCGGCTACCGCGCCTAAATACGGCATCCGCGGTATCCCGACGCTGTTGTTGTTCAAGAACGGTGAAGTGGCAGCGACCAAGGTCGGCGCGCTGTCCAAGGGCCAGCTCAAAGAGTTCCTGGACGCGAATCTGTAATTAGGGCGGGAAGCCCCGTGACGGGCGTCTGGAGGGGGATTTTCATTCACCGCTAGACGCCTGCCAAGAAGCGTGTTAAGTTTAACCATACTGCATTCTGAACTTGCCATAAGTATTAAATCTAAAGAGTCTGAATCTAAGCATTACTCTACGTTGAACCATCGGCACTAGCATTTTACTGTGAACCGAGCCCGTGTTTTG
This genomic window contains:
- the ppx gene encoding exopolyphosphatase, producing the protein MPGSSTLYAAIDLGSNSFHMLVVREVAGSIQTLARIKRKVRLAAGLDQHNHLSQEAMQRGWQCLRLFSERLQDIPRDQIRVVATATLRLANNAAEFLQTAETILGCPVQVISGEEEARLIYHGVAHTTGGPDRRLVVDIGGGSTELVVGTGAQAAQLYSLSMGCVTWLERFFSDRNLERDNFEAAEQAAREMVRPIAPQLRQHGWQICVGASGTVQALQEIMVAQGMDERITLPKLRQLKQRAIQCGKLEELEIEGLTLERALVFPSGLSILLAIFQELGIESMTLAGGALREGLVYGMLHLPVEQDIRSRTLRNLQRRYLLDIEQAERVSQLAANFCLQTTNEWQLDTRCRELLHAACLIHEIGLSVDFKQAPQHAAYLVSHLDLPGFTPAQKKLLATLLQNQSNALDLPLLSQQNAVPPRVAQRMCRLLRLAIIFASRRRDDTLPAVRLRANDEELHVILPHGWLERHPLRAEALDQESHWQSYAHWPLFLEEQS
- the rhlB gene encoding ATP-dependent RNA helicase RhlB; translation: MSKTHLTEQKFSDFALHPLVLEALEKKGFHNCTPIQALALPLTLSGRDVAGQAQTGTGKTLAFLASTFHYLLSHPAKEGRQTNQPRALIMAPTRELAVQIHSDAEALSQSTGLKLGLAYGGDGYDKQLKVLESGVDILVGTTGRLIDYAKQNYIDLGAIQVVVLDEADRMYDLGFIKDIRWLFRRMPAVDQRLNMLFSATLSYRVRELAFEQMNNAEYVEVEPEQKTGHRIQEELFYPSNEEKMRLLQTLIEEEWPDRCIIFANTKHRCEDIWGHLAADGHRVGLLTGDVAQKKRLRILDDFTKGNLDILVATDVAARGLHIPLVTHVFNYDLPDDCEDYVHRIGRTGRAGESGHSISLACEEYALNLPAIETYTGHSIPVSKYNSDALLSDLPAPKRLVRPRGNNGPRRNSSAPRRGGAPRNNRKRSG
- the trxA gene encoding thioredoxin TrxA, which encodes MSDKIIHLTDDSFDSDVLKAEGPILVDFWAEWCGPCKMIAPILDEIAEEFAGKLTITKLNIDQNPATAPKYGIRGIPTLLLFKNGEVAATKVGALSKGQLKEFLDANL